Part of the Mangifera indica cultivar Alphonso chromosome 4, CATAS_Mindica_2.1, whole genome shotgun sequence genome, AACTCTAAACAAAACCTTGTTGATTCTATCTTCAATCAACTGTCTATTCCATTCCATCGAATGTCATTCTTGTCTCTCAATTctcaatttcatctttaatcaAGACTCTATCAATCAAACTGTGTTTGATGAAGTCCATTTTTACCTCTGcattttcatttcatctttGAATCATAGACAAAAGGCGACAATTTATTAGAATCTGACGAAATCAATCTATCTTTCCACTCACACTAGGTTAAGTTTTTGATTGATATGTCTTAACTATAACTTAGGTTAGATTCGAAATGAGCTTGTTCGGATTCGAAACAAACTTTGCTCAAACGAGTCCGAGCCCACCTTAAACGAGATTAATAATACGAATGTGAGCataaattttaagcaaaaaacgaACACGAACCCAAATCCAAACACTAGTTAAGCGAGTTAAGCTTGGCTCGCGAGCCGttcactcaaatgaaaaaatatttaacttggAACAAACGACACCGTTTGTTTCTTGAAATACGGGCTTAAAACCGAGTTGTCGAGCCTAAAATGTGAGTCCAAGGCGAACTCGAGTCTGAACATACAAACTCGAGCTAAGTGCAAATCGAGtccgaacactaaaattatgaaacgagtCAAACACGAACATATGTTAAGCGAGCTCGATGAGTCCAAACTCGAGCCCAAGCTTGGGCTCATTGAAAACGAGTTAGACCCTGTTCGAGTTCGATTTGGCTCGTATCCAGcccaaactataatttaatatattgtcTAAATTTTGTGTTGGTTGGTGAATCTGTGTGGAAATACAAGTTATGAATTagaaacaattatatataatatatatatatatatatatatatatatatatatatatatatatatatatatatatatatatatatatatatataatataacaacaCATTACGGCTATAAAACAAAAGCTTTCTTTACAgctataaaaataaacattctaCGACAGTCAAACCCAAGTTTTACAATTACACCTGTTTAGACTTGTCTCTCTACGTATCGTTTTGCTTCGCtatgtacacacacacatatgctCACGCTCACTCTGAAAGAAACAGTCagcttaaaagaaaacaaaaaataattattattcaaacaaGCAAGCAAATCTTCAACCAtgttattctttattttaacaTCCCAGATGAGATGACCTTCCCCCTCCTCTTCCTCCGCAATGTCTCTTCCCTCCTCCCAccactcttcttcttcttcttcctccttgtATTGCTCTGAAGATGTTTCTCTCATGGACCTCTCTTCCATCTCTTATCAACCTTCAGCAACAACGACAATCTCACCTCCACCACCGTCCGATGACATTACCATTTCGTCTTTTATTGACTCCGAGCACCACCACATGCCTCTCGATGATTATCGCCGCCGCTTCCGTGACCATTCCCTTCTCGTCACCGCCCGTCAAGACTCTATCAAGTGGATCCTCAAGGTTAATTTCAtgattaatttgttgtttttttcaatgaatatgTGGGTGATGTTATTTGGCAATGTAGGTGCATGCATACCATCACTTCAGGCCAGTTACGGCGATACTTTCAGTAAACTACTTTGACCGTTTCCTCTCTTCCCATTCTCTCCCGGTAAtctttgcttttttcttttactttaccTAGAAAATGCCATATTATCCGGGAAAATGAAGATGCGACTCATTAActaagatatattttttctcttcttttctttttgttgttacAGGAAGCAAGTGGGTGGCCGTTTCAGCTACTGTCAGTTGCGTGCTTGTCTTTAGCGGCGAAAATGGAAGAACCTCAAGTGCCTTTGTTATTGGATCTCCAAATGTTCGAACCCAGATTCGTATTTGAACCCAGAACCGTTCAAAGAATGGAACTCCGAGTCATGTCCATTCTTAATTGGAGACTCAACTCGGTCACTCcgtttcattttcttgattaCTTCATTTCTAAACTGCCCACCTCCTCTTCCACCTCATTCACTCGcgtttattcttcttcttcggaTCTCGTTCTCAGGACCACTCGTGGTACTTGCCGACCCGACCtgtttttatatctatatttttttactttttttatttat contains:
- the LOC123213462 gene encoding cyclin-D4-1-like; its protein translation is MSLPSSHHSSSSSSSLYCSEDVSLMDLSSISYQPSATTTISPPPPSDDITISSFIDSEHHHMPLDDYRRRFRDHSLLVTARQDSIKWILKVHAYHHFRPVTAILSVNYFDRFLSSHSLPEASGWPFQLLSVACLSLAAKMEEPQVPLLLDLQMFEPRFVFEPRTVQRMELRVMSILNWRLNSVTPFHFLDYFISKLPTSSSTSFTRVYSSSSDLVLRTTRVVDFLGFPPSTIAAAAVTTAAGESLDLPAGIDERVNKEMVRSCHQLMEEYLIDTCPLAQFKDRRAEPQTSPPSPIGVLDAAACGSCDTRSENPGSSSQAAEAEPSAKRLRSSAPDVQQR